A region of the Pseudorca crassidens isolate mPseCra1 chromosome 9, mPseCra1.hap1, whole genome shotgun sequence genome:
CGTATGAGCCTCCTCGATAGCTACGGCAAAAGTAAAACCAAGAGCACTTTCCCGGGGCTTACATTTCTCGGAGTGCAGGTACCCGGATTAAAGCCGCTATCAGATTGACAGGGATTTTACCCAATAGCGTTGCAGAGAGGCGTATCGTTTCACCAACACGCCAATCATGCACGCAGAGAGTAGCCGGCTCCAAGGTGAAGGCGGAAGTAAGGCCCTAGCGCGCTCAATGGAACCGCTCTTGCAGCACCTGGAGCGGTTCTCCGAGGTTCTGGCTGTCTCCCGCACGACCCACGTCAGCACCTGGGACCCCGTGACCGTGCGCAGGGCCCTACAGTGGGCTCGGTACCTGCGCCACATCCACAAGCGCTTTGGCCGCCATGCCCGCATTAGCAAGGCGCTGGAGCGGCGACTGCAAAACCAGTGGAAGCAGCAGGGCGACTCTGGGCCTGCTCCAGCCCCGGGGTTGGCGAACTTCCAGGCCTTGGGGCTCTGCGACCAGCTGCTGTCCCTGCGACTGCTGGCGAACCCGGCCCTCGGGGATGCCTCCTTTCACTACCTGCTGCAGCAGCTCTTTCCCGGCCCTGGCATCCCGGACGCCGAGGAGGAGTCTCTCCAAGGCAGCTTGGCCCGCCTCGCCCGCCGCCGGGCCGCTCTTCACATGCTGCGCTTCAACGCCTATGGAGAGAACCCGGCCCTTCAGGAGGACCCACTGATGAAGACCCAGGCGGAGCTGCTGCTGAGGCGTctgcaggaggtgggggaggccgatgcagggggccctggtagGCTTCTCAGCAGCCTGTGGGAGCGCTCGCCCCAGAACAACTTCCTGAAGGTGGTAGCGGCCGCGCTGTTGCTGCCGCCGTCTTCTCCCCggcaccaagaagaggaattgaaACTAGGCAGCCCCAAAACTCCGGGAGAGGAGGGTCAAGAGCTGCTTCGCTGGCTTCTGGGGAAATCGGATGTCATGGTTGCTTTTTGCCGCAGCCTCCCAGCCGGGCTTTTAACTTTGGTGGCGGGGCGCCATCCAGAGCTCTCCCGGGTCTATCTGGGCCTGCTAACAGACTGGGGTCGACAGCTGCACTACAGCCTTCAGAAAGGCCTTTGGATTGGAACTGAATCCCAGGATGTGCCCTGGGAGGAGTTGTTGAGCAGGTTTCAAAGCCTCTGTCAGGCCCCTCCACCTCTGAAAGATGAAGTTTTTACTGCCCTGAAGTCCTGTAAGGCTCAAGATGGAGATTTCGAAGTCCCTGGTCTTAGCATCTGGACAGACCTGTTGCTGTCTCTTGGGAGTAGTGCGTGATATTGCATTTGGGCAGAGACAAGTTCTCAGCCTAGGCCCCAGTTCTCTATGGGCAACGTTCTGTAACTGAGCAATCGAATATAcggtttacaaaattaaaatcccAGTGTTCTCGCCAAATGTCCTGTACTTTGATGTGTCCAAAATATTATTGTAGGTCCTAATATATAATAGGTGTAATTGTAACTTAATTACAGATATGTAAGTAACTGGCTTGTAGTGCCATGGATTTTCTGTTTAGAGGAGGTAACATTGGAAATATCCTACCTAAAGCCATGGAGTTAATAGTTTGCATTCTAGAAGGCGCATTTCTAATAACGTTGAAAAGATATGTGCTTGTCAAAGAAAATGCAGCTTTAAAGTGACAAGACaccttttttaatattattaatgcCTTACTTTTGCaggtttttcttgggttttttttaaatccccagaAGTGATTTCTCTAACCAACAACACGTGCTGTCAGAAATGGTTTGGAAAGCCAACTGGCCTAGTTGGACTTTAAACCCTGGACTTTGGCCTTGTTAACCTAACGTTCTAACCAATTAACCAGCGTCAACATGTATTAAAATTGTGTTATTCAGaaattttgtttctcatttctgtGCATTGAAAGATCATACAGTAATTTAAAGCATTgacttaagaaaaaattttacagCATGGTAAATACAAATATATGCCTTTGGAATATTAATTTAGCATTTGatggtaaaagaaaacaaacttctgaatTAGTGCTGCTTCTGCCATTGACTAGGTTAATAAATCACAACCTTGGTGTTACAGTTGCCTCATGTTGAATGAATTGTTGAgactaaaatagtcaaattctcCCACTTTGTCCTTGTTGGCTGCCCTATGGGAACAGTTTAGAATATTTGTTTAGTGTGTGTAGGAACCTAATTTTGTGAGTTTACCCAGATGCTCCACTACCAGCAGAGTGATTACCAATCACCAAACTTACgaatgatttattcatttttattagggGGAATATAACTTTCTGttcatcaagatttttttttccataaccaAGTTAGTTGGTTGCAAGATTCTTCTAATTCCAGAAATGGAATTAGAGCAAAAGGAGTTGTATAATCTTGTAGAATTTTTTATTCTATAGTGAAACCTGGAGTAAACTACTGTTCTGCTAGCAAGTACACTTTTCCAGATGATCCTGGGTTAACACAAGCAAGTTTGTATTTCCTGTGGTTTGATTCCTTTTTCTAGCTCTCATCCATGTAGACCATCTTTTAGATTTAATTTGCCATTAATGCAGGAAGAAAGGCAATTCCTTCTGTTAGTTACCTGAAAGTCTTTTTTCAGGAAGCATAACCCAATGAAGAGTTCTGCCCACACAAGTCATAATATTGACCCATAAACCTaagtcccataaccctaaccttTAGCTTTAAAGAATGACAGTTTGTAAACTTATTTCCCTATTTCTGCTGCAATATTGCACACTCTTTTTCaagataaaatggtaaaaattgttatagacttcagtaaaaaaaaattttaaatctatttttatactCACCATATCTTATTTTAGGCTCCATGCTATGTTCATTGCATAGATAAccatatttaatcttcacatcaaGACTGTATTGTTATAAATCAAGATACAAGCTAAAGAAGATTAACTACaatgcccaagggcacacagaaaATAAGCAACATGAGAGCAGAAGCcaatctgttatttttttcccccagagcctagcacagtgcctggcatgtggtagatACTCCaaatgtttgaataaatgaaGCCAGGATTAGAACCTTAATCTATATTCTTAACaacagtaaaattttttttttttttgaccatgccacgtggcttgcgggatcttaattcccagaggagggatcgaacctgggcccagcagtgaaagtcccgagtcctaactactggaccagcagggaattcctCTTAATCTGTATTCTTTATCTTGTTTTAAACAAGGTTAAAGACTTGAAGAGGTGTTATTGAATATAGAAATCTTACTATCACTGTGAATCtataggaagagagaaaaaatgagaggaagaaatgggaaattgaataaataaattcaagattCTTATGAGCCAGCAGATAAAATGACTGCATGtgcctgttgttttttgttagtATTAGTTGAGGACAAATATCTCAATGCTTTCTGAAAACTTCCCTTGGACTGAGTGTATATCTATTGAGTATATTAGAATGTTTTAAATCTAAATGCTGTTGTCCATGTGCTGGCTGCTTATTAAGGTTCTGATTCTAATGGAAAATGTGTAAGATTTGGCTTTGAGTACATAAATAAGGCTATGCATTTGTATGGTGTCATACAGTATACAAAGTTTTGCAATTAAATCATCTTAGCAGAACCTCTTAATATAACTGTAAGACAGGATAATGTGCTGTGAACTTCAAGTTTTATTAAGGAGTTGTGACTACAGGTAGTGATTTGTCCAGTATTTATATGACTCTTGAGTGGTAAGGTCACCAAGGATATGGATCTTTTCTAACTTACATTCACTCCACAAATCTTTTCTAGGGAGGTAGATTGCTGATTTGTAAACCAATactgtattaaaaaattttaaatgtctgtatCATCAATGTATACTCTAACAGGGACTGGCACATGGGAGAaattatatttatcaaatatgGTTTAAATTTGGGTTATTATCTACTACTATAACTTTTACCTAGTTATTTCACTGTAGGAATCAGAGTtcatttatctatgaaacagaaaaattccACCCTTTTGAACTGCTTAGcacaattaaaagataaaatgataatGCATATGAAAATGATGTCAGAAATTATAAACAGGCCGATTcatctattttctcttctttaaattgataaacatataaataaatgtaaaatatgattcACACAATGAATTAGTATTTATGAAAAGCAACCATACCTGAAGGTGTAATAAGAACTGAGACTCATCATTAAGATTTgaccattaaaataaatttgaaataaaatgaggagtttaatattttaatacactTTTATTGGATAAATAATATGGTAACAATATTAAAGGAATACCCTATCGCATTGgcactattttcatttttgtgtattcCTATCCATCTTTTGGTCACGTGTCTGCTATTTCCATACCTGTAATTAATGTATATAACATCTCTAGATTTTATCAagttatcaaatatttttatgtttagtctttaaaaataaaggaaaatatgtacTTATTAGAAagtaagtcctcaataaatgctagttaaatgctttttcctatgtttaatgagataaaaatgttgaagtcttttttcttttctttttcttttatattatttttttttgcccacacacgtggcttgcaggatcttagttccctgaccagggatagaatccAGGCCCGTGgtagtgaaagcgccaagtcctaaccactggacaaccagggaattccctctttttcttttattatgttaaCTCTTCTAATGATAATTTGTCGTTGCTTTTCAGAGATGCTCAGTcaaatgtattaaatttttaatattctgttcaATTcagcttatattttatttagatttttgatTCTGAGTTCATGAATGAgattgacctgtaattttttattcttatatacTTTTGTTTGAATTCAGTATTTTACTGGCCATATAGAATGAATTAGAGACTACTCTTTTTCTTATTGTCTGTGAGAGTTTTATAAAATTGGAATGAACAATTCCTTGGGAGTCTTATAGAATTATTCTGTAATACAATCcgaacctgatttttttttaattgaatgacttaactacaatttcaatttctttatgGCTATTGGAACAAAGTTGTTTCTTACCTTTTTTATCACTAGTGTTTTCCTACCTTTTTATCACTAACACACCTACAatcctgtttcatttttattcctttttttcctctttgtcttaGCTTTTCTTGATTTGTCTTCCCAAGTGTTATCTATTACATAATTTTTCCCAGTGAATTAAGTTTATTATATCactttttctatttcaaaaatttatgttcttattttatctattttcttctttgcttttattctgcTGTTCCTTCCTCAGTTCTTAAGCAAAGTCATTTAGctcatttgtaactttttttattatataagtaTTTAAATTGCCCTTTAAATTTTGCTTTCACTGCAAGTCTCTTGTTTtgatatttaacattttcattatcattcagttctAAGTATTTATAGCTTAGTTTCCACAATGATTTCTTCTATAATCTATGGAttacttaaaattgttttttaaattcctcaatggataaatattcttaaaattatctttttgttattcttttccaaattaatttttgtcaGAAAATGTAGTTTATATGATACTGAATCTTTGATATTTATTGATACTTGGTCTATTGTCCAAATAAGTGGTCAGTTTTTATAAATGTGCTgcatgtacttgaaaagaatgtgttttctctAATTTGGGGACACAcatttctacatatatattttaaattaactttgtaaacttaaaaaaaaaattattctgcatATTTACTACTCCTTTTCTGTTTGTCCTATCAAATAAGTGAGGGAGCAGTGCTGAAATTCCCCACtatgttgggaaagttggacagctgcatgtaaatcaatgaaagtaGAACACACCTTctcaccatacgcaaaaataaactcagagtggcttaaagacttacatataagacatgacaccataaaactcctagaatagaACATAGGCaagacattctctgacataaattataccagtgttttcttaggtcagtctcccaaggcaatagaaacaaaagcaaaaattagcaaatgagacctaatcaaacttacaagcttttgcacatcgaaggaaaccataaacaaaatgaaaagagaacctacggactgggagaaaatatttgcaaactatgtgactgacaagggcttaatttccaaattatacaaatggctcataaaactcaataacaaaaaaccaaatcaaagaatgggcagaatgggcttccctggtggcgcagcggttgagagtctgcctgccgatgcaggggacacgggttcgtgccccagtccgggaagatcccacatgccgcggagcggctaggcccgtgaaccatggccgctgagcctgtgtgtccggagcctgtactccacaacgggagaggccacaacagtgagaggctcgcgcaccgcaaaaaaaaaaaaaaaaaagaagacatacagatggccaataggtacatgaaaagatactcaatattattaaagaaacgcaaatcaaaactacagtgaggccccacttcacactggtcagaatggccaacattaaaaaggctacaaataacaaatgctggggatggtgtggagaaaagggaaccctcctacactgctggtgggaatgtaaa
Encoded here:
- the FANCF gene encoding Fanconi anemia group F protein, encoding MEPLLQHLERFSEVLAVSRTTHVSTWDPVTVRRALQWARYLRHIHKRFGRHARISKALERRLQNQWKQQGDSGPAPAPGLANFQALGLCDQLLSLRLLANPALGDASFHYLLQQLFPGPGIPDAEEESLQGSLARLARRRAALHMLRFNAYGENPALQEDPLMKTQAELLLRRLQEVGEADAGGPGRLLSSLWERSPQNNFLKVVAAALLLPPSSPRHQEEELKLGSPKTPGEEGQELLRWLLGKSDVMVAFCRSLPAGLLTLVAGRHPELSRVYLGLLTDWGRQLHYSLQKGLWIGTESQDVPWEELLSRFQSLCQAPPPLKDEVFTALKSCKAQDGDFEVPGLSIWTDLLLSLGSSA